The stretch of DNA CCCGATAGTATAGCACACTGTTCTTCACCTCGATATAATTTAAGCGATCGTTCATCAGGTCAAAGAGCTTCATGTCTTTCTTCGGGTTTTTCAATTCTTCGTCAATTTCGAGCACATGCCGTTTCTCGGCCAGAAGCGCTTCCTGCTTGGTGGCGTATATGGACGGGCTTCGGTACTGTATGCCCTGATACTGACCCCGGTAGCGCCACCTGAAACCGAACTTTGTTTTGATTTTTTCAGCTGGCACTTGCATTTTTCCTTTCCGGAGTTATATTTCTTGCTCGTGATATAGTAGGTATAAAGTGGAGGCGGTTTTGTATTTACTCAAAAAAGCTTGAGGTGATGATTAACAGTGAGGATTAGGGACACATAACGGAGGACGTTATGGATAGCCCCTACCTCTCGGTCGCTCAAGTTGCCCAGTTGCTTGGTAGAACCCCGAAATGGGTCTACGAGAACAAGGGTGTAATACCCGGCTTCTTCAAACTGGGCGGAAGTATCTTTTTCGACCGGGAAGTCCTAGAGTCAG from bacterium encodes:
- a CDS encoding helix-turn-helix domain-containing protein, which encodes MDSPYLSVAQVAQLLGRTPKWVYENKGVIPGFFKLGGSIFFDREVLESGLKNAATQPAKRPKPDSRNDRHGLLS